GGTTGATCTCCACTCTAGCAACAAAATTCCCATTTGGGCCTTCCAAATCTACGATAAATTCCTTCCTCTTACACACCTTCACATCGGCTGAATTAGCAGCTTCAGTTATGGATTCAATGATTTTATCTGCTGGTGATGCAGATATAAACTTCTCACCATCAACAATGGGGTTTAAGGATCCATTAAACAGACCTGATAAATCGAGTCCTGAACTGAACGCGATCAAATCGAAAGCATTTAATGATGAACTACTACTGCTTGCTTCATCTTCCTCATCATGATCAGGTTTTACAAAGTAGAATTTATCATCCATGCCTTCACAGTAACAATCATGATAGAATGAGAATTCGAATTCAGGGCCTTTTTCTTTGAACAAACCGCCCTTCTTAAACCATGGATCACGAATGATTTCATCAATGGTGATCCGGGTTTTTGGGTTGGTATCTAGTAGACGACCCAGGAACCGTTTAAGATCCGATGACATCCATTTGGGACATTTGAATTCACCTTTATAGATCTTCTTATACATAGCCATTAAATTGGGATCATTAAAAGGTAAATACCCAGCTGTAAGAACATACAATATAATCCCACATGACCAAACATCAATCTTAGCACCATCATACCCTTTCTTAGTCAAAATCTCAGGAGCAACATAAGCAGGAGTACCACATAACGTATGAAGCAACCCATCATCGGGTCGGATCTGATCATTTACAGCACTAAGACCGAAATCAGTAACTTTCAGATTACCATTTTCATCGACCAACAAATTTTCTGGTTTCAAATCTCGATGATAAACACCCCTAGAATGACAGTACCCAACAGCAGAAATTAGCTGCTGAAAATACTTCCGGCTAAGTTCTTCGCTAAAACGGCCTTTAGCCACCTTAGCAAAGAGTTCACCGCCTTTAGCAAACTCCATAACAAAGTAAATCTTCGTCTTACAAGCTAATACTTCATACAATCGAACAATATTGGGATGTCGAAGACGGCCTAAAATGGAGATTTCTCTTTTGATATTAGACATAAGATTTGTACCCACAATTTTTTTCTTGTTGATGACTTTAATGGCGACACCTTGGCCATTTTTGATGTTTCTCGCATAGTAAACTTTAGCAAAGGCGCCACAACCAAGAAGGCGTCCTACCTCGTATTTTCCAAATAGTGCTCCTTTATCCATCATGATTTTTTACTGATTATTGATGATGTTTTAGGATTGGAGCATGATATGCTTCGAtctctggtttttttttcctGGGAAAAAGGGATGAGTTTAGATTTGGATGAAACCAGAGATCGAGATATCTTAAAAGACGGAATTGAGGTTGAAGATTGAAgggaaaagaacaaaaaaggaGAAGAATTAAAAGGGAAAATTAAGGAAGAGTTGAAACTTGAATGTTTTGAAATTGAAACGGTGTGATTTAGCTGGCGGCTTGTGTTTTTAGGTTGTattcaaaatattttgttgGATGTGTTTGGTAAGGATGGTTGAAGAGTGAGATTAAAAATAGGACTACCTGGAAACTTCTAATTATATTATTCTAAGAATATAATTATTGTATttatacaaataaataaattatactcaTTCAAATCAACGCTTGCCAGTTGCCACCCCACCTCCCTCAAAGACGAAAAGGCGACCAAAATTTTTAGGGTGTTACTTAAGTTTgccacttttttattttatggccATTCcttctaataaaattataaatttgcctTTAgagttttaaaaattacaaaaatgtcaTTGTACTTAAAATatgtttaataattataaatcccatttaagaacactattatcacttaataatattattatcgGAACTTTATATAAAAAGAATTTTCAGAGATGTTCTTGGAGTATATACGAATTCAAatacggtactatctctctaaaacttCCTAAACACACTACGTTCAGCTGAATAAGCTAGAACTCTTCATCGAACGAGAATGGCATACGAAaacgagcatgataacgattcagtaagtaattaatcgattcgaattttaaaaaaataaaataaaaaaaattttgaaccagtcgcacaaaaagtgcgactggccctaggctgagtcgcactttttgtgcgaccgattcaaaaaaaattttatttatttatttttttttttgaatttctaactattaaaattatttcgtgtagttaatatattttttaagtagttattttaataaatattgtgataaattaattttttttaatttattatattatgataatgttattttaataattattgtagtgttgtttttaaaattttagaaaaaaaaatgaatagcaccaatcgcacaaaaagtgcaacTGCATCTAGgctgagtcgcactttttgtgcgactggtactaaaaaaattttttttttttgttttgaatttcgaagtattaaatttatttcgtgtaattaatatattttttaagtagTTATCTAGTAAATGTTgtgataaattaattttttttaatttattatattatgataatgttattttaataattagtgtaatattgttttttagattttataaaaatatatatataaaaatgaatagTAGCagttgcacaaaaagtgcgactcagcctaggtggagtcacactttttgtgcgactgctactattctttatttttaattcttttttgtttaattttgtttaattaaattattttttaagttatttttttcataaatgttttaataattgttttatttttatgtattattatattatgataatgttattataaaaattaaatataatttggaagaattttttttttaaaatgtttaaatataaattaaataacacCCTTATTAtgtgcaggactttgaaaatttagggAATGATGTAGATTATTCcgatagatttgttaccgatagagaatttgattctgcagatgatttacatgcttgggctgatgagatagcactaacaattggttttcaatttacacgtgcttcatataaacaaaaggaaggacGTTATAGAATGAgtttgtacttaagatgtcaccgctacggtaatataaggggtgatttgcataatttAGACAATGTTGTCCGACCTGGTTCAAAAAGTAGGGCTTGTggttgtaaatttatgattataggaACTAGTCCATAACTaggggaaagaccttggacggttagagtgtttccgggtgaaaaaggaagacataaccacccgttcttcatgtacagagatggtcaaataagagtaaataggatgactgtcgatattaggcagcacatacgagatctcagtacaactggcatgcaaccagcgtttataatgacttcaattagaagaaactttcctggtttttttggtagtatgaatcaaatttacaatgtaaggcaatcaataaggagagaagagatggaaggtagaactcctcttcaacactgtctatATATGGCCACGGAGCACAATTATGtagtctggacagacttggatagtgaggggcagttgagtagattattgattgcgaatccaacaTCTATCCAGATGATACGTTCTTtgccccatgttgtgttgatagacacaacgtaaAAAACGAATAAGCAGAAGTAGCCCCTATGCGAAATCATTGGAACGACGCCAATGAATCATAACTTCTTGGTCGCGTTCtatttgatgcgagatgaggcgtctgtgtcttattcttgggtgttggagaggttgagggatatttatGGCAGAGTCCAGAAGCCCGACATAATCGTAACGGATCGAGATGAGGGGTTGTCTGCAGCTATTAGTGTTGTATTTCCAGGTGAACATGTTTTTATTATCACTTATTGTCATTCAATGTATATATGTTtgacttaattttaaatttatgtttaatgcagGTGTACGGCATTTATTGTGCTTATGGCATATAGGCAACGACGTGGAGAACATGATCGATAAATTGTGCGGCGGGAAGAAAAATCAACCGGGGCAGATATTCAGGCAAGCAAAATGAAACCCCTTAGTTAACAGTCTGACGATCCCTGAAtttgaaaacagatgggaaAGGATTGTGTCTTCTTGGTCGATTAGGAACAGGAGGGTCGTGCGATACTTGGCTGGAATATGGATTCCTCACTaggagaaatttgtgcgtgcgtggacaaACGATTGTTTACACTTGGCTAACCAGACTACCaatagagttgaaagccaacactcttccttcaagtactacTTGGGTAGCGGTAACAGCTCATTCCATACGCTAttcaaaagggcacacgcacaaatAACGAATCAACAGTCAAGGATAAGGCAAGCTTTGGAGGAATCTAGGAATTCCATTTCAAGGACGTCGCAACTTAATTTT
The sequence above is drawn from the Amaranthus tricolor cultivar Red isolate AtriRed21 chromosome 5, ASM2621246v1, whole genome shotgun sequence genome and encodes:
- the LOC130812548 gene encoding CBL-interacting serine/threonine-protein kinase 11 yields the protein MMDKGALFGKYEVGRLLGCGAFAKVYYARNIKNGQGVAIKVINKKKIVGTNLMSNIKREISILGRLRHPNIVRLYEVLACKTKIYFVMEFAKGGELFAKVAKGRFSEELSRKYFQQLISAVGYCHSRGVYHRDLKPENLLVDENGNLKVTDFGLSAVNDQIRPDDGLLHTLCGTPAYVAPEILTKKGYDGAKIDVWSCGIILYVLTAGYLPFNDPNLMAMYKKIYKGEFKCPKWMSSDLKRFLGRLLDTNPKTRITIDEIIRDPWFKKGGLFKEKGPEFEFSFYHDCYCEGMDDKFYFVKPDHDEEDEASSSSSSLNAFDLIAFSSGLDLSGLFNGSLNPIVDGEKFISASPADKIIESITEAANSADVKVCKRKEFIVDLEGPNGNFVARVEINQLTDDLVVVEVKKKGGDSDHYNNIWKKKLKPKLADLVYDSELHPAGEIGAPENSSDQVSVE